The Synechocystis sp. PCC 6714 genome includes the window GCAATAACATTACGGGACTTAATCGGATATTTTTTGACTAGCTCAGCGATTGGGGAACTAATGGACGGATTATCATCCAAAAATAAGCGACAGCCTAAATCTTCAAAAAAGGCAATGCCCCAGCCATCTCGATGTTCATCGGTCTTGCCACCTCTAGCACAAAATCCTTCAAAAGAAAAACAAATGTCAGTAGGAACATTACAATTCATGCCGAGTAATTGACACATGATCAGCAAAATAACCTATATAAATCCGCAAGCTAGTTACCCCCACTTCTTATATCACGAATTTCTCTGCTAAACTTGAAATTGAAAATAATTTATCTTTCCCTTGCCTCAGCCATTGACCCCAAGTGTATTTTTTAATTATTAGTATTGTCAGTGTTGTGACTTGAAACCACTTACTTATTGCTGTGTCTACAATGATACAAATCATAGCTAAGTGGTTATTACGACATTATTTTCTTAATAAAAATAAAGCAGATACGAATCGAATCATTCAAAAACGATACTACTTAAAGGATTTAAAGGAGCTGTAAAAAGATAGAAAATTACCCCGGAACCTAACACCAAGATCGAGAGGCTGAAAATAATAACCCACCGATCAGCGGGTTCGTAGGTATCTTCATCAATATCATAGCGAACGGCAAAGTAATGTTGAGTTGAAAGTAAAACAGTCAGCAGACCAATGATGGAAAAAAATAACCCTAGTTTCCAACCATTTCCAGGGCTATGCACCTCAGGTGGTTGAAACACTCTCAGGCGGGCAATAAGTACTCCAAATCCCATCAAGGCTACAGCACTCCGTAGCCAGGCTAAGTAAGTTCTTTCGTTAGCCAAGTGATCCCGAATTCTAGAGGAGTTACGCCGTTTTTTTTGTTCTGAATTATCCAAGGATTTATTATCTACTTGCATTTTTAAACAGGTATATCTTAAAGTTTATAACCAATAATTATAGGAAGATTTTTAAAGAATTACCGATGAATTGTTATTTGAGTAACAGTCTTAATAATTTGTAACTTCCGCTATCCCCAAAAATCCATACGCCCAAACCAATAAGCACAAAAGGCATAATTCTCTGGCCATATCTAGTGACTATTTTTCTTATCAAGGGATGACCAGTTAAATAATAGGCAGTAGCACAACGTGCGGCAACTAAAACCAAAAAAATGCTAATGACAACCCATAGGCCTAACCAAGATAGACTGGCAAAAAAAGGAACATAAATGCCAATATTGTCACCGCCATTAGCAATGGAAATGGCAGCAATTCCATAAACTTGCGGGGAGAGAAAAGCACTAATTGGATTGACAACTGCAGTCGGTGGAGATTGGGGGGATTGAATGGTATTTTGTAAAGACTGGAATGCCTCATCCTCTGAACTTAAATCATGCAAATGTTTTATTCCTATAAATATTGGTACTAATCCCAGCAATCCTGTCCATTCTTTTGAAACGATTAATCCACCAAAAAAACCAGGTAAGCTAAGCAAAATAATGACAATAAAACCAATATATTGACTAAATACAATATGACGAATACGTAAATTAGACTGGGGAGATTTTGCTTGGGAAAAGAAAAACATCAAGATTAAAACATCGTCTAAATTGGTGGCTACAAAAGCAGACACTGCACTAATTATTGTTTGTGATAGCCAACCCATGCTTGATATTAATTTTGATGAAATTTAGTTTAGCAATGATCATTAGCTAAAATCTAACCCATCTTATTATCTTATTAACAAGATAAATGAGGACTGCTAAAATTTGCTAGGTAAACAGCGATAGTAATTAAAATTAGGACAACTAAACTTTGATGGTCAAGGGTGTGACTATCGAAGATAATAAGCGCCCCCAAGATAATTAGGACAAAAGGGATAATAACATCTCCATAGCGAGTGATATAGTCGGCCATAATTTTAACCTTTGTAAGTTGGTAAGCGACGTAGCACCAAAGCCCGACTAACAGAAAAAATATGCCTAAAATAATCGTTAAGCTTTGCCAAGAACTATTGGCAAATAATGGTAGATAAATACCAACATTGTCGCCGCCATTAGCAAAAGTAATTGCCGCTACGCTATAGGTCTGAGCTGTAAAAATTCCTCCTAGTGGTATTTTCAATTTTAAATTATTTAAATTATTGGAGTTATCTGCAGGATTTAATGCAGAAGTGATTACTGCTTCAGAATTTTCATCACTTTCATCTCCATTGCCCACGAGTA containing:
- a CDS encoding YidH family protein yields the protein MQVDNKSLDNSEQKKRRNSSRIRDHLANERTYLAWLRSAVALMGFGVLIARLRVFQPPEVHSPGNGWKLGLFFSIIGLLTVLLSTQHYFAVRYDIDEDTYEPADRWVIIFSLSILVLGSGVIFYLFTAPLNPLSSIVFE
- a CDS encoding cadmium resistance transporter, with translation MSAFVATNLDDVLILMFFFSQAKSPQSNLRIRHIVFSQYIGFIVIILLSLPGFFGGLIVSKEWTGLLGLVPIFIGIKHLHDLSSEDEAFQSLQNTIQSPQSPPTAVVNPISAFLSPQVYGIAAISIANGGDNIGIYVPFFASLSWLGLWVVISIFLVLVAARCATAYYLTGHPLIRKIVTRYGQRIMPFVLIGLGVWIFGDSGSYKLLRLLLK
- a CDS encoding cadmium resistance transporter, whose protein sequence is MDEFGLLTAIPTGITAFLATNLDDILILLLFFTQTDLSFRRRQIVAGQYLGFLALIIISLPGFLGGLLLPRPWIGLLGLVPILIGLNRLLVGNGDESDENSEAVITSALNPADNSNNLNNLKLKIPLGGIFTAQTYSVAAITFANGGDNVGIYLPLFANSSWQSLTIILGIFFLLVGLWCYVAYQLTKVKIMADYITRYGDVIIPFVLIILGALIIFDSHTLDHQSLVVLILITIAVYLANFSSPHLSC